From Cannabis sativa cultivar Pink pepper isolate KNU-18-1 chromosome 8, ASM2916894v1, whole genome shotgun sequence, a single genomic window includes:
- the LOC133030069 gene encoding uncharacterized protein LOC133030069, translating into MVVFQETPILRPQKRDRKKGVVLKSPFIELASGASKSGSSSVSPDDSVYKVVKYVRGLCPLDNKIGEPVDPQLEAEFVKWVDSGLRKHKSNTTTNVYCKGKDTIFPPFRFGVEDISNKMWFHNLAYPNCFLTNSVSFYFIIIIILHIIFFIYFF; encoded by the exons ATGGTTGTTTTTCAAGAGACTCCTATTTTACGTCCTCAAAAGAGGGATCGGAAGAAAGGAGTTGTTTTGAAATCCCCATTCATTGAGCTTGCTTCTGGTGCATCTAAATCAGGTTCATCCTCGGTTTCTCCTGATGATTCTGTGTATAAGGTCGTTAAATATGTGCGTGGTTTGTGCCCGTTGGACAACAAGATTGGTGAACCTGTTGATCCGCAATTGGAAGCTGAGTTTGTCAAGTGGGTTGATTCAGGTCTTAGAAAGCATAAATCTAA cacAACAACTAATGTGTATTGTAAGGGTAAGGACACTATATTTCCGCCATTTCGTTTTGGTGTTGAGGACATCAGCAACAAGATGTGGTTTCACAACCTTGCCTACCCTAATTGTTTCCTTACCAATTctgtaagtttttattttattattattattattttacatattattttttttatctattttttttaa
- the LOC115699386 gene encoding subtilisin-like protease SBT5.3 isoform X1, with translation MCQVKDYNNISCLSPCSQLTLSTYQFSHIRKIFFFYFGESLANPLSQVHTVALFHSRERARNRSRRRNKSMDQPKLALYLLLLHFSLQLQIPTSLAIQKSYVVYLGAHSHGPNYSPLDSERVTQSHYEFLESFLGSHEVARNSLFYSYTKHINGFAATLDEEVAAKIAGHPNVISVFLNQGRKLHTTRSWDFLGLERNDVVPYSSIWKKAKYGENTIIGNLDTGVWPESKSFSDEKLGPIPSKWKGICQKGIDSSFHCNRKLIGARYFNNGYAAVAGPLNSSFNSPRDSEGHGSHTLSTAGGNFVPKASVFGFGNGTAKGGSPKARVAAYKVCWPPVDGNECFDADILAAFDIAIHDGVDVLSVSLGGAPTAYFNDSVSIGSFHAIRRGIVVVCSAGNSGPTDGTVSNIAPWEITVGASTMDREFPTYVTLGNKKSFKGQSLSTRALQSGKFYRLVTAVDAKAANALDEDAILCKPGTLDPRKVKGKILVCLRGENARVDKGQQALQAGAVGMVLANNELTGNEVIADPHVLPASHIKYSDGLMVFAYIRSTKSPKGYITPARTKLGSKPAPFMAAFSSKGPNTVTPEILKPDITAPGVSIIAAYSEAQGPTNLIFDKRRVAFNSVSGTSMSCPHISGIVGLLKTLHPDWSPAAIKSAIMTTARTQDNRMQPLLNASNIMATPFSFGAGHVQPNQAMDPGLVYDLTVNDYLNFLCSLGYNATQIETFSEKPYRCSKKITLTNLNYPSITVPNLSKSIIVTRTLKNVGTPGTYRAKIKNPTGVVVSVKPESLKFKRVGEEKKFKVTLMLKKLKAAKDYAFGELIWSDGKHHVRSPIVVKEA, from the exons ATGTGCCAAGTTAAAGATTATAATAACATTTCTTGCCTCTCCCCATGTTCACAGTTGACACTAAGTACATATCAATTCTCTCATATAAGaaagattttctttttttattttggagaGAGCTTAGCAAACCCACTCAGTCAAGTACACACTGTTGCTCTGTTCCATTCGAGAGAGAGAGCAAGAAACAGatcaagaagaagaaataaat CTATGGACCAACCAAAACTTGCCCTTTATCTTCTTTTACTTCATTTCTCTCTACAATTGCAGATACCTACTTCTTTAGCTATTCAAAAG TCTTATGTGGTTTACTTGGGAGCTCATTCTCATGGCCCAAATTACTCACCACTTGACTCGGAGCGTGTGACTCAGTCTCACTATGAGTTTCTTGAATCGTTTTTAGGAag CCATGAAGTTGCTAGAAATTCCTTATTTTACTCTTACACAAAGCATATCAATGGCTTTGCTGCAACCTTGGATGAAGAAGTTGCTGCCAAGATAGCTG GTCATCCGAATGTGATATCGGTATTCTTGAACCAAGGAAGAAAACTGCACACAACTCGTTCATGGGATTTCTTGGGATTGGAACGAAACGATGTCGTTCCTTATAGTTCAATTTGGAAGAAAGCCAAATATGGAGAAAATACTATTATCGGAAACCTTGATACTG GTGTATGGCCTGAATCTAAGAGCTTTAGTGATGAGAAGTTGGGACCAATTCCCTCAAAGTGGAAAGGAATATGCCAAAAAGGCATTGATTCTTCTTTTCACTGCAACAG GAAGCTAATTGGAGCAAGGTACTTCAATAACGGTTATGCTGCAGTTGCTGGTCCACTTAACTCCTCTTTTAACTCACCAAGAGACAGTGAAGGCCATGGTTCTCATACCTTATCAACTGCAGGCGGTAACTTTGTCCCTAAAGCAAGTGTTTTCGGTTTTGGCAATGGAACAGCCAAAGGTGGATCGCCGAAAGCCAGGGTTGCAGCTTACAAGGTGTGCTGGCCTCCAGTGGATGGAAACGAGTGCTTTGATGCAGACATCTTGGCTGCATTTGACATAGCCATCCATGATGGTGTGGACGTTTTGTCTGTCTCTCTTGGAGGAGCTCCAACGGCATATTTCAATGACAGTGTCTCCATTGGATCGTTCCACGCTATCAGGCGTGGTATTGTGGTAGTTTGTTCTGCTGGGAACTCTGGCCCAACCGATGGCACTGTGTCTAACATTGCACCATGGGAGATCACTGTTGGTGCCAGCACTATGGATAGGGAGTTTCCAACCTACGTTACCCTTGGCAATAAGAAGAGCTTCAAG GGACAAAGTTTATCAACAAGAGCTTTGCAAAGTGGCAAATTCTACAGACTTGTTACCGCTGTAGATGCTAAAGCAGCTAATGCATTGGACGAAGACGC TATTTTATGCAAGCCTGGAACACTTGATCCCAGAAAAGTAAAGGGAAAGATTCTGGTATGCCTTAGAGGAGAAAATGCAAGAGTGGACAAAGGTCAACAAGCCTTACAAGCTGGTGCAGTTGGGATGGTTCTTGCCAACAATGAGTTGACCGGAAATGAAGTCATTGCTGATCCTCATGTCCTTCCGGCTTCGCACATCAAATATTCTGATGGCCTCATGGTCTTTGCTTACATTAGATCAACTAA GTCTCCTAAGGGATACATTACACCTGCGAGAACGAAGTTGGGCTCAAAACCAGCTCCATTCATGGCTGCATTTTCATCAAAGGGACCTAATACTGTTACGCCAGAAATCCTTAAG CCTGATATCACTGCACCAGGAGTGAGTATCATAGCAGCCTATAGCGAAGCACAAGGGCCGACGAATCTAATCTTTGACAAGAGGCGAGTTGCGTTCAATTCTGTATCAGGCACATCAATGTCTTGTCCTCATATTTCTGGCATTGTTGGCCTTCTGAAAACCCTCCATCCAGATTGGAGTCCTGCAGCAATTAAGTCAGCAATCATGACCACGG CAAGAACTCAAGACAACAGAATGCAGCCACTGTTAAATGCTTCCAACATCATGGCTACTCCATTCAGTTTCGGAGCAGGACATGTTCAGCCGAACCAAGCCATGGATCCAGGGCTAGTTTATGACTTAACTGTCAATGACTATCTCAACTTTCTATGTTCACTGGGGTACAATGCAACACAAATTGAAACTTTTTCAGAGAAGCCTTACAGATGCTCCAAGAAAATTACACTCACCAACCTCAACTACCCTTCAATCACTGTCCCTAACCTCTCTAAATCAATCATTGTAACTCGAACCTTGAAAAACGTTGGCACACCAGGAACTTACAGAGCGAAAATCAAAAACCCCACCGGAGTAGTAGTTTCTGTTAAGCCAGAAAGCTTGAAGTTCAAGAGGGTTGGTGAAGAGAAGAAGTTTAAAGTCACTCTCATGCTCAAAAAACTTAAGGCAGCCAAGGATTATGCGTTTGGAGAATTGATATGGTCTGATGGTAAGCACCATGTTAGGAGTCCTATTGTGGTGAAGGAAGCCTAA
- the LOC115699386 gene encoding subtilisin-like protease SBT5.3 isoform X2 — translation MCQVKDYNNISCLSPCSQLTLTMDQPKLALYLLLLHFSLQLQIPTSLAIQKSYVVYLGAHSHGPNYSPLDSERVTQSHYEFLESFLGSHEVARNSLFYSYTKHINGFAATLDEEVAAKIAGHPNVISVFLNQGRKLHTTRSWDFLGLERNDVVPYSSIWKKAKYGENTIIGNLDTGVWPESKSFSDEKLGPIPSKWKGICQKGIDSSFHCNRKLIGARYFNNGYAAVAGPLNSSFNSPRDSEGHGSHTLSTAGGNFVPKASVFGFGNGTAKGGSPKARVAAYKVCWPPVDGNECFDADILAAFDIAIHDGVDVLSVSLGGAPTAYFNDSVSIGSFHAIRRGIVVVCSAGNSGPTDGTVSNIAPWEITVGASTMDREFPTYVTLGNKKSFKGQSLSTRALQSGKFYRLVTAVDAKAANALDEDAILCKPGTLDPRKVKGKILVCLRGENARVDKGQQALQAGAVGMVLANNELTGNEVIADPHVLPASHIKYSDGLMVFAYIRSTKSPKGYITPARTKLGSKPAPFMAAFSSKGPNTVTPEILKPDITAPGVSIIAAYSEAQGPTNLIFDKRRVAFNSVSGTSMSCPHISGIVGLLKTLHPDWSPAAIKSAIMTTARTQDNRMQPLLNASNIMATPFSFGAGHVQPNQAMDPGLVYDLTVNDYLNFLCSLGYNATQIETFSEKPYRCSKKITLTNLNYPSITVPNLSKSIIVTRTLKNVGTPGTYRAKIKNPTGVVVSVKPESLKFKRVGEEKKFKVTLMLKKLKAAKDYAFGELIWSDGKHHVRSPIVVKEA, via the exons ATGTGCCAAGTTAAAGATTATAATAACATTTCTTGCCTCTCCCCATGTTCACAGTTGACACTAA CTATGGACCAACCAAAACTTGCCCTTTATCTTCTTTTACTTCATTTCTCTCTACAATTGCAGATACCTACTTCTTTAGCTATTCAAAAG TCTTATGTGGTTTACTTGGGAGCTCATTCTCATGGCCCAAATTACTCACCACTTGACTCGGAGCGTGTGACTCAGTCTCACTATGAGTTTCTTGAATCGTTTTTAGGAag CCATGAAGTTGCTAGAAATTCCTTATTTTACTCTTACACAAAGCATATCAATGGCTTTGCTGCAACCTTGGATGAAGAAGTTGCTGCCAAGATAGCTG GTCATCCGAATGTGATATCGGTATTCTTGAACCAAGGAAGAAAACTGCACACAACTCGTTCATGGGATTTCTTGGGATTGGAACGAAACGATGTCGTTCCTTATAGTTCAATTTGGAAGAAAGCCAAATATGGAGAAAATACTATTATCGGAAACCTTGATACTG GTGTATGGCCTGAATCTAAGAGCTTTAGTGATGAGAAGTTGGGACCAATTCCCTCAAAGTGGAAAGGAATATGCCAAAAAGGCATTGATTCTTCTTTTCACTGCAACAG GAAGCTAATTGGAGCAAGGTACTTCAATAACGGTTATGCTGCAGTTGCTGGTCCACTTAACTCCTCTTTTAACTCACCAAGAGACAGTGAAGGCCATGGTTCTCATACCTTATCAACTGCAGGCGGTAACTTTGTCCCTAAAGCAAGTGTTTTCGGTTTTGGCAATGGAACAGCCAAAGGTGGATCGCCGAAAGCCAGGGTTGCAGCTTACAAGGTGTGCTGGCCTCCAGTGGATGGAAACGAGTGCTTTGATGCAGACATCTTGGCTGCATTTGACATAGCCATCCATGATGGTGTGGACGTTTTGTCTGTCTCTCTTGGAGGAGCTCCAACGGCATATTTCAATGACAGTGTCTCCATTGGATCGTTCCACGCTATCAGGCGTGGTATTGTGGTAGTTTGTTCTGCTGGGAACTCTGGCCCAACCGATGGCACTGTGTCTAACATTGCACCATGGGAGATCACTGTTGGTGCCAGCACTATGGATAGGGAGTTTCCAACCTACGTTACCCTTGGCAATAAGAAGAGCTTCAAG GGACAAAGTTTATCAACAAGAGCTTTGCAAAGTGGCAAATTCTACAGACTTGTTACCGCTGTAGATGCTAAAGCAGCTAATGCATTGGACGAAGACGC TATTTTATGCAAGCCTGGAACACTTGATCCCAGAAAAGTAAAGGGAAAGATTCTGGTATGCCTTAGAGGAGAAAATGCAAGAGTGGACAAAGGTCAACAAGCCTTACAAGCTGGTGCAGTTGGGATGGTTCTTGCCAACAATGAGTTGACCGGAAATGAAGTCATTGCTGATCCTCATGTCCTTCCGGCTTCGCACATCAAATATTCTGATGGCCTCATGGTCTTTGCTTACATTAGATCAACTAA GTCTCCTAAGGGATACATTACACCTGCGAGAACGAAGTTGGGCTCAAAACCAGCTCCATTCATGGCTGCATTTTCATCAAAGGGACCTAATACTGTTACGCCAGAAATCCTTAAG CCTGATATCACTGCACCAGGAGTGAGTATCATAGCAGCCTATAGCGAAGCACAAGGGCCGACGAATCTAATCTTTGACAAGAGGCGAGTTGCGTTCAATTCTGTATCAGGCACATCAATGTCTTGTCCTCATATTTCTGGCATTGTTGGCCTTCTGAAAACCCTCCATCCAGATTGGAGTCCTGCAGCAATTAAGTCAGCAATCATGACCACGG CAAGAACTCAAGACAACAGAATGCAGCCACTGTTAAATGCTTCCAACATCATGGCTACTCCATTCAGTTTCGGAGCAGGACATGTTCAGCCGAACCAAGCCATGGATCCAGGGCTAGTTTATGACTTAACTGTCAATGACTATCTCAACTTTCTATGTTCACTGGGGTACAATGCAACACAAATTGAAACTTTTTCAGAGAAGCCTTACAGATGCTCCAAGAAAATTACACTCACCAACCTCAACTACCCTTCAATCACTGTCCCTAACCTCTCTAAATCAATCATTGTAACTCGAACCTTGAAAAACGTTGGCACACCAGGAACTTACAGAGCGAAAATCAAAAACCCCACCGGAGTAGTAGTTTCTGTTAAGCCAGAAAGCTTGAAGTTCAAGAGGGTTGGTGAAGAGAAGAAGTTTAAAGTCACTCTCATGCTCAAAAAACTTAAGGCAGCCAAGGATTATGCGTTTGGAGAATTGATATGGTCTGATGGTAAGCACCATGTTAGGAGTCCTATTGTGGTGAAGGAAGCCTAA
- the LOC115699387 gene encoding cytochrome P450 724B1 codes for MGITEFWFSVVVIGLLSCVLGAIWNHFSPLFFQTCSVPKGSFGWPLVGETIGFLKPHSSNSIGNFLEDHCSRYGKVFTSHLFLSPTVVSCDEELNYFILQNEGKLFECSYPKSIHGILGQFSMLVTAGDTHKRLRNVALSLVSITKSKPEFLNDIQTTAIGILHSWKHKRHVAFSEEARKFTLNVIIKQVLGLTPEDSKTTKILEDFRTFMKGLISPPLYIPGTPYAKAVKARHRISSTVKAIIKERRASSYDDSSMKRKSDFLEILLTVDTLSEDEKVSFVLDSLLGGYETTSLLLAMVVYFLAQSPSALEQLKVEHDSIRSMKQKDEHLNWEDYRRMDFTQKVINEALRLGNIVKFVHRKAIKDVRYKDYLIPSGWKVLPIFSAVHLDSSLHSNALKFDPNRWESQNQVSKRYTPFGGGPRCCPGSELGRLEVAFFLHHLVQNFRWKVEDDEQPTAYPYVEFKKELVLYLESCS; via the exons ATGGGTATAACTGAGTTTTGGTTTAGTGTTGTGGTAATAGGCCTTTTGAGTTGTGTTTTGGGTGCCATCTGGAACCATTTCTCACCCTTGTTCTTTCAGACATGCTCTGTCCCTAAAGGGTCTTTTGGGTGGCCTTTGGTGGGAGAAACAATTGGTTTCTTGAAGCCACACTCTTCTAATTCTATTGGCAACTTTCTTGAAGACCATTGTTCAAG gTACGGAAAAGTGTTCACATCCCATTTGTTCCTTTCACCAACGGTTGTGTCATGTGATGAAGAGCTGAACTATTTTATTCTTCAGAATGAAGGCAAACTGTTTGAGTGTAGTTATCCAAAATCCATCCATGGAATTTTAGGCCAGTTCTCCATGTTGGTAACTGCTGGTGACACTCACAAGAGGCTCAGAAATGTGGCTCTCTCCCTTGTCTCCATAACCAAATCCAAGCCTGAGTTTCTCAACGACATTCAGACAACGGCTATTGGTATTCTTCATTCCTGGAAACACAAACGACATGTCGCTTTCTCTGAGGAAGCCAGAAAG TTCACACTCAATGTGATTATAAAACAAGTGCTTGGTTTGACCCCAGAAGATTCAAAGACAACAAAAATTCTTGAAGATTTTCGCACTTTCATGAAAGGGCTCATATCACCTCCTCTCTATATTCCTGGAACTCCTTATGCAAAAGCTGTTAAG GCTAGACATAGGATATCTTCAACTGTCAAAGCAATTATAAAGGAAAGAAGAGCAAGTTCTTATGATGATAGTTCTATGAAAAGGAAGAGTGATTTCCTTGAGATACTTCTAACTGTTGATACCTTATCTGAAGATGAAAAAGTGAGCTTTGTTTTGGATTCTCTTTTGGGTGGCTATGAGACCACCTCTCTCTTATTAGCTATGGTTGtttattttcttgctcaatcaCCTTCTGCATTAGAACAACTAAAG GTAGAGCATGACAGTATTAGGAGCATGAAGCAGAAAGATGAGCATTTGAACTGGGAAGACTACAGAAGAATGGATTTCACCCAGAAA GTCATAAATGAAGCTCTTCGATTGGGAAATATTGTAAAATTTGTGCACCGAAAGGCCATAAAAGATGTCAGATATAAAG attACCTAATTCCCTCAGGGTGGAAGGTCCTACCTATATTTAGTGCAGTTCACTTAGACTCTTCTCTCCATTCAAATGCTCTTAAGTTTGATCCCAACAGATGGGAG AGCCAAAATCAAGTATCCAAAAGATATACTCCCTTTGGGGGAGGGCCTAGATGTTGTCCTGGTTCTGAACTTGGTAGGCTTGAAGTGGCATTTTTCCTTCATCACCTTGTGCAAAATTTCAG gTGGAAAGTTGAAGATGATGAACAACCTACAGCCTATCCATATGTAGAATTTAAGAAAGAGCTGGTCTTATATTTGGAAAGTTGCTCATAA